The Quercus robur chromosome 3, dhQueRobu3.1, whole genome shotgun sequence DNA segment TATAGAGATGGCTTTATCTATTGGGAGGGAGGGAGACATGAAAAAATTCTAGAATGTTCTTATCTACTTGATTAGATGACAGCATGTCAAATACTATGCTTGCAGTGGTTGCATCTGCTGAAAATCCCTTGTCAACCATTATGTGGAGATATTTCGTCGCCTTTGATGTCTCATTATGTCGCAGTAACCCTTGGATAATTCTGTTATATGTGCGATCGTTGGGAGAGCACCCATTCCCATCCATTTTCTCAACCAACTCACATGCTTCATCTAGTAGTCCCTCTTGGCAAAGCCCCTTGATCATAATATTGTAAGTTGGAACATCAGGCTGCAATCCTTTGGTAGGGAGACTATAAAAGAGTTCTCTAGCAATTGTAAGCTTCCTGATATTACAGAAACCGTCAATCAAGATGTTGTAATAAATCAAAGCATTATGGCTCAGCCTTTTGTCATCAATCTCTTGAAACAATGCCATTGCCTTAGCGATTTGTTTATTCTTAAGAAGGCCATCTAACAAGATGGCATAGGTCTGGGGATTTGGATGTTGGCCAAAAGCTTGCATGTTATGGAATAGCTCAAGCGCAGCTTGGGGTCTCTTTACTTGGCAAAAGCCACCCATAAGAGTGTTGTAAGTCACAACATCAGGAATCATTCCTTTGTTGGACATTTCATGAAAGAGACGCATTGCctcatcaatttttttacttttgcaaTATCCATTTATCAATATGCTATAGCTAAACACATCAGGCAAACAACCCCTCTCAACCATCGTATTAAATGCTTTGATAGCATCATCCATTTTGTTTTGCAAACAGTAACCGTCAATCAAAGAGTTATAGGTGACGGAATTAGGCTCAATGCCTCTTTGAACCATTTCAGTAAAAACTTCTTTTGCCTTTGTCAACATCCCTTCCTTGCAAAGTGTGTCCACCAAAATGTTAAAGGTGTACACATCTGGAATGGTCTTCCTTTGCATCATCTCATTCAACAAAGTGGCAGCCTCCCTCCACCGGCCAAAATTGCATAGTCCTTGAATTAAGCAATTGTAAGTGACAATGTTTGGCTGAATGCCTTTACTCATCATTTCAGACAAAAGGTTTGAAGCCTCAGTTACCAATTTGTCCTTACATAAACTGTCAATGATCGTGCTATACAGCACCACATTAGATTCAAAATTCCGTTTTTCTACTGTCCTTAGCAACCTAATAGCTGCACCAGTCTCCCCAATCTTACACAGACCGTTTACTATTGTCCCAACAGTAATCACATCAGGTTGATACCCTTTGTTCTCCATTTCTTCTACCAACCTCACAGCTCCAGAAACATTACCTTGAAGACAGAGACCTTTAAGAAGAGTGTTTAGGGTTACATGGTCTGGTTGATaaccaagtttcaaaattgttgCTAAGACAGAGAACCCAAAATCGACCCGGTTCAAATGGCAGTAACAATTAATCAAAACATTGAGAGTACAAACATTGGGAGTAATTCCAAAGGAGCCCATATCTCTAATTAGAGTACTGACTATGGAGTAATGCTTCATTCTTGCAATGGCACCCAACAATTGAGTAAAATCGACAATGGAAGGCAAAGGGTGCATGTgaagcattttatcaaacaggtCTAAGGCATGATCAAGATTCTTAAAGGTTCTACATTTGCAGTGATCTCTCACAGATTTCAAAAACTGATTCCGATTCTGATTAGGGATTTTTGCATTTTCTCTTCTACTGCTAATATTATTAGTAGAATAAGTAAAAGCATGAAATGGAAGGCTTCCTCTAATAATCAAACGACTGTATACAGAAACAAGAGAGGATGTTGATTTACCCATTTcctcgagaagaagaagaagcaaagctAGTTTGGTGTTCACAATGACTGACTCAGGCAGCTAccaattcgggtcgggtttggttTCAGCTGAGCTCCGGAACTTGTAAAAGGAGAAATCGTGGTGATGGAGTTGGCAAATCAGAGAGCGAAACTGGAAGCTGTGAGCTGTGAGTGGGAACCGTACGAGGGAGTGAGAATGAAAGTGTATTTGCTAATGGAAAACTCATTCAAGTAAAATATTGTTTAGTTAAAAGAGccctaacaaaacaaaataaattattgttgatatatttttatttttttatttattatgatatattttatagtattacttcctaatttttttaaattactaaaatacatttttggtccaaattttaatttatgagatttttttttttgaaaaataattcttATTTATGAGATTTAAGTGGTCTCTTTTATTTGTTAACTAGTTTTATGCCATACAATGTACGGTTTAGTgaaagaattatatataaattttaaaaatatttttttgataatataattaaatttaataacaaataaatagtaaaaatattttatagataatggcaagttttaaatttctaaaagctcttagtagtaattttatttcaaaaacacTAATTAATGATTGAAGAGAAACGTTATATCCGGTTAGACTAAAACAACTTTTACTTGTTCAAATAACAATTAAGGCGGAGTAAAGAGAggaacaacaaataataattataacatatggacataataatatttatatttaattataatgacTCGCTTGCATCTCAAAGTGTCAAATTAATATCAACACTAAACATGCTAGGatgtttttgttaattaatgtaaataagcaaaaaattaatatcaacatCTAACACCCTACTATTGCATGAATTATGATTAAAATTGAcctaatatttttactttaaccCCAAGAAATCATCCcgaatttacaaattaaaaactacccaaatttatatataagaaaaaattgaaagcaaaattcactacaacacacacataaatatatacacacaaagaaattctaaattcattaattacaaacaatataaatttctaaacattaaaaaaaatatggaatTAGATTTAAAGTAAAGACACTCACATCAAAGTTGACTTAACTTTGACAGAAGGGGGAAGTCATGTAGATTTCACATGaaagttgaatatatatatatatatatatatatatttttaacacaaGTTATCCAAAAATATAAGTAAATGCTTACgtagaaaaattattaataagaTGAAAAGTCacttgtaaggacacgattctcGAGCGGCCCAACGGTGGCGTTGGGCTCacgcgtgatggatccctcacaataaattttgtagagagtgggcttgaaaggctggagTTGGATCACGGGacgttagtacaggccggacATGAGACAAACCTAGACtggaaaaggctttagtccggtTATCTAACCCATTAACTTTATgaattgagggattgggctcctcggataatgtccgaggagcactaatgtatCCTCCGGTTACCTGTCGATGGGTTATCCCTGGTGGAGCATATATACtttccgggcattctcattcctggagtctTTCTTAGACAATGAGATGGATCCCCCTACTTTGTTACCttgcgttttcttttatactagcctacgttcattatcccccgtccacgtgtagggtcgacttttccaggacagagatttgtcccatcagtctaatcccgaaattgtgggagatggtccataaagcctaagaatccggctctgttaggtgcgatgtcatgtcaatgaagggtattaaggactatttccctgagatattttctgatcttttaagtttgcttgtattccactttcgtcaatgggattCTGGGTCTTCCGAGGACCGAGCagtcctcggacgtatctttgggccacatcgggctcactatttttgggcttgggccctggcctcctttagtttggggcctgtggactccctataagcgagcgagccgggcccataaactattgggccccacaatagcccctcaaaaccctgctgtccaacgtcttggttggaaaggtgggttttggtaataccgagccttaactgcggctcatttaattcggcccttgatcaacgttggcgactcttcacctccacgAGGAATGCGTCGGTCTACAAGATATTCCCCTCGATTTACGCGTGATGCGCTTATTCCGTTCGGTTATCCGTAGCacgcctttaatatcttccttttacgagacctccccaacctaacggttactgatagcgtgggggaatgaaacggatgcacatttattcgcagatttccttggggatcaGAACGTGTTACGCACCCTCGTCTtactcccctatataaagagagagcacaaaaggtgattctctcatatctgaatccctcaaGCCCTTCTCATAGTTCATTTCTTCCGTCTGGTTATTCcttatccaataatacatcctCCATAATAGTCAACCATGAATAAATCCTTCCTTTctcagaaacgccatgtcctaacaaaacttgagatggctcggtcagggcaaggatggcggagactcaagatttgcctccccattcttttagccaaaatccgaagcagggacccGTCACACctcacttccggtgtgactgagtcgaaaacctcccttgtcatctccatccgctctctcatgagcatacctaatatggctccccttctccctcttttgctccttttactttcttttcattgcttccctcttcttctcctccttcctactcatgtcctccatcttctctttcccttgctttcttcagcgacaagagtttgctgaagtgcttccatgtgttccaattcttcttccttctccttctcttctGTAAAAGGCTCTtatcctgatatgagcagtactgaggcaaagatttcagagagactttgaaggcgctTTCAGAAGACTCCTggcggtttacttatctgtattacggatgttattactgcttcggcagttcatttttgtataggcttgtgtaagcccttccttgtacgttgtaataataattttttacattaataaaagttactgttattctatttcgcatgttctgtttatatgttttaataaatttgcaagttctgctcggcacagtagtatagcatttgaaccaatgacaactaaggccaaaatacttgctaataaaaagacgccataataactttaacaaaattattattcgacataacaatccgaccagtgaggaacgagacttaccttaacATTAGTCGCGATGGGGACTAAGTGcttgataaggtgtaagaagtaattatccgaggacatgtcacccttTCAATGAGCAATTTCCTTAGGCCAACGATCATCGGTTCGTTACGCCatattcttaacacactggccttaaccttttctagtatttaagccgagaaacttctccatccgagtagttgatttcccaaaaggcctgagtccgagaACTTCGCACAGCTAGGGTTTTGTTTAGAAcgtatactttttcttttaggtgctcggtttccccataggcttgagtccgagggccatgcaagtcctaagttctgtccaagacttataagatatcttttttatgTTCTTGGTGTCCctctaggcttgagtccgaggaccatgcaagtcctaggttctgtccaagacttataagatatctttttcgtacttggttttcccataggcttgagtccgaggaccatgcaagtcctaggttctgtccaagactctatgagttcagattctccctttcataaggcatttcccaaggcgccgaacaggggttgtcctcggccacGGCCAttgctcggcgtgggccacagtacCTGGGCCCTCACGCAAAGCAGGCCCGGGGCCACGAATCCacttagcccatgaattaagagatatttctgcaacttctggccacgtggtactctctgaTATCACAAtgaccgaggtgcgcctttacgaggctctttaatcttgtggttgcagttgatgttggaagttgagccagaactgttttgtctgtagcgttccttgggacgccgcgtgagttgactgctatcaccttgtcttttcaaataaatgggagggagagaaagttgctttatatacgcacaaatccttcagattttctcccacatcacagcttccatatccggagctctcctcccttagcataa contains these protein-coding regions:
- the LOC126716819 gene encoding putative pentatricopeptide repeat-containing protein At1g12700, mitochondrial, whose translation is MGKSTSSLVSVYSRLIIRGSLPFHAFTYSTNNISSRRENAKIPNQNRNQFLKSVRDHCKCRTFKNLDHALDLFDKMLHMHPLPSIVDFTQLLGAIARMKHYSIVSTLIRDMGSFGITPNVCTLNVLINCYCHLNRVDFGFSVLATILKLGYQPDHVTLNTLLKGLCLQGNVSGAVRLVEEMENKGYQPDVITVGTIVNGLCKIGETGAAIRLLRTVEKRNFESNVVLYSTIIDSLCKDKLVTEASNLLSEMMSKGIQPNIVTYNCLIQGLCNFGRWREAATLLNEMMQRKTIPDVYTFNILVDTLCKEGMLTKAKEVFTEMVQRGIEPNSVTYNSLIDGYCLQNKMDDAIKAFNTMVERGCLPDVFSYSILINGYCKSKKIDEAMRLFHEMSNKGMIPDVVTYNTLMGGFCQVKRPQAALELFHNMQAFGQHPNPQTYAILLDGLLKNKQIAKAMALFQEIDDKRLSHNALIYYNILIDGFCNIRKLTIARELFYSLPTKGLQPDVPTYNIMIKGLCQEGLLDEACELVEKMDGNGCSPNDRTYNRIIQGLLRHNETSKATKYLHIMVDKGFSADATTASIVFDMLSSNQVDKNILEFFHVSLPPNR